A region of Streptomyces sp. NBC_01750 DNA encodes the following proteins:
- a CDS encoding HAMP domain-containing sensor histidine kinase: MKLSTRIALAIGVTVPVLVLAAGWLLLQLVARDLHAEQDAHLRERAAVAAGDARRLLRATAADRPAAVEQARERQLYASGLDVGIRLTGPKGTVSGGPQPDASVPLPQSARMPVTVEEGSRSWRVLAVRVQGSRSGVDGTLWLFSPDTASEDQLALVRRRVVMVALLAAPLAGLLALAVASRAGRPLRRLQQRTSGLDPRVDAARLDHSRTGVTEVDDLARTLQTVLARYDEQAARTTGALTTARSFASAAAHELRTPLMSMQTNLEILSQHPGLAPVDRDEVLRDLRTEHARLLSLLVMLRELGRGDLIEADAFGPVDLTEVIDASVADAGRRHPTAQINLPVMPRLSVHAWEPGVRTIVDNLLANALIHGRGSDGRARIELGLRAGGHPRGSVAVLTVDDHGPGIPPPRRAAVFHRFERGPDSPGSGLGLTLVAQQTALHGGRVEVQDRPGAGGTRIEVRLPVRESRQTEILLPAERDWLTGTAEHPQGFHKDGS; the protein is encoded by the coding sequence GTGAAACTGTCGACGCGGATCGCACTCGCCATTGGCGTCACCGTGCCGGTGCTGGTGCTGGCGGCGGGATGGTTGCTGCTCCAGCTGGTCGCCCGTGATCTGCACGCCGAGCAGGACGCGCATCTGCGCGAGCGCGCGGCGGTGGCCGCGGGGGACGCCCGCCGGCTGCTGCGGGCCACCGCCGCCGACCGTCCCGCAGCGGTCGAGCAAGCTCGTGAGCGGCAGTTGTACGCCTCCGGTCTGGATGTCGGCATCCGGCTGACCGGGCCGAAGGGCACCGTTTCCGGCGGCCCCCAGCCCGATGCCTCCGTACCCCTTCCGCAGAGCGCACGGATGCCGGTCACCGTCGAGGAGGGGTCCAGGAGCTGGCGGGTGCTGGCAGTACGTGTGCAGGGCTCGCGCTCCGGTGTCGACGGCACACTGTGGCTGTTCTCCCCGGATACCGCGAGCGAGGACCAACTGGCTCTCGTACGCCGCCGCGTGGTGATGGTGGCGCTGCTGGCCGCCCCGTTGGCCGGTCTGCTGGCTCTGGCCGTCGCCTCGCGGGCCGGCCGCCCGCTGCGCCGGCTGCAACAGCGCACCAGCGGCCTCGACCCGAGGGTGGATGCGGCAAGACTCGACCACAGCCGGACCGGGGTCACCGAGGTCGACGACCTCGCCCGGACGCTGCAGACCGTACTGGCCCGCTATGACGAACAGGCCGCGCGGACCACGGGTGCCCTGACCACCGCTCGGTCGTTCGCCTCCGCCGCGGCGCATGAACTGCGCACCCCGCTGATGAGCATGCAGACGAATCTGGAGATCCTGTCCCAGCATCCCGGCCTCGCACCGGTGGACCGGGATGAGGTCCTGAGGGATCTCCGGACCGAACACGCCCGGCTGCTGAGCCTGCTGGTGATGCTCAGGGAACTCGGCCGTGGCGACCTGATCGAGGCCGATGCCTTCGGTCCGGTGGACCTCACCGAAGTAATCGACGCCTCCGTCGCCGACGCCGGGCGCAGGCATCCCACGGCGCAGATCAATCTGCCGGTGATGCCGCGCCTCAGCGTGCACGCATGGGAGCCCGGGGTACGAACAATCGTCGACAACCTCCTGGCCAATGCGCTGATTCACGGTAGGGGCAGCGACGGACGGGCCCGGATCGAGCTGGGCCTGAGAGCGGGCGGACACCCCAGAGGCTCAGTCGCCGTACTGACGGTGGACGACCACGGTCCCGGCATCCCGCCCCCACGCCGTGCCGCGGTCTTCCATCGCTTCGAGCGCGGACCGGACAGCCCCGGATCGGGGCTCGGATTGACCCTCGTCGCGCAGCAGACCGCCCTGCACGGCGGCCGAGTCGAGGTCCAGGACCGTCCTGGAGCCGGTGGCACGCGGATCGAGGTACGACTCCCGGTGCGAGAGAGCAGGCAGACCGAGATCCTCTTGCCGGCCGAGCGGGACTGGCTGACCGGAACTGCCGAGCACCCACAAGGTTTCCACAAGGACGGCTCCTAA
- a CDS encoding response regulator transcription factor, producing MGGDVGRGRVLVVDDDPAIRRSLERGLRLAGFAVALAEGGRPALVHVRREPTDVVVLDISMPGLDGIQVCRALRDDGNDVPVLMLSALDETADRIAGLQAGGDDYLVKPFALQELVLRLEALLRRRPPRDTDTVRIGPLVLDPAAREARLDGELLVLTRREFELLEVLARNVGIVLTRDQLLERVWGYDFEVRTDAVDTFVSYLRRKLESGGRARIIHTVRGVGFVLRPDNGSQSA from the coding sequence ATGGGCGGTGACGTCGGCCGGGGACGGGTGCTGGTAGTGGACGACGATCCGGCGATCCGGCGGTCGCTGGAGCGGGGACTGCGGCTGGCCGGTTTCGCGGTGGCGCTGGCCGAGGGCGGGCGGCCCGCCCTGGTCCATGTGCGCCGGGAGCCGACCGATGTGGTCGTGCTCGACATCTCCATGCCCGGTCTCGACGGAATCCAGGTGTGCCGGGCCCTGCGCGACGACGGCAACGACGTTCCCGTACTGATGCTGTCGGCACTGGACGAGACGGCGGACCGCATCGCGGGGCTACAGGCGGGTGGCGACGACTACCTGGTCAAGCCGTTCGCGTTGCAGGAGCTGGTGCTGCGGCTCGAGGCGCTGCTGCGCCGGCGGCCGCCGAGGGACACGGACACGGTCCGCATCGGGCCTCTGGTGCTGGATCCGGCGGCCCGCGAGGCGAGGCTCGACGGCGAGTTGCTGGTGCTGACCCGGCGGGAGTTCGAGCTGTTGGAGGTCCTGGCGCGCAATGTGGGGATCGTGCTCACCCGGGACCAGTTGCTGGAGCGGGTCTGGGGGTACGACTTCGAGGTGCGCACGGATGCCGTCGACACCTTCGTCAGCTATCTGCGGCGCAAGCTGGAGAGCGGTGGCCGGGCACGGATCATCCATACCGTGCGGGGCGTCGGTTTCGTCCTGCGCCCGGACAACGGGAGCCAGAGCGCGTGA
- a CDS encoding sensor histidine kinase, with protein sequence MRTQRRLLSQLPALPGWGTIRGRVAIVLAVPTCLLLVVTGLGVADRAADWSAARETAGRVELLLKAQELVRELQRERGLTNGLLGGAKEYRDDVGVQRASTETARAGFETLLGAGSAGADTADALREALARVSALDTVRRRVDDGTVQRAPTLAAYTGAIDKLIDAAAAEPARGDRALAEAMGAWQALVRATEAVALERGSLNGVFAEGRFKGSEFLDFTEVRAARLAFLTQYAELATPAQQSALDAAFATTDARRAIGYEKRAEDGADGGRLAVDPGRWWSSMTALVDQLHGVQRQIGAEVRRRADRIGEDATGQLGGFIGLGVLILAVAAALAVLSARSITRPLVALADEADSVARTGLPAAVARIQEAEAGDELVSGPSRRVPDSAREITRLATALHNVEHTAIGLATEQTVLRRNSAESLASLGRRNQALLSRQLGLITTLESQEIDPDALGELFELDHLATRMRRNAESLLVLAGEELPPRTWSGLVSAAEVVQSAISEVEQYQRVVVVDVQHGRVRGRAVAELSHLLAELIENALLFSPPTLPVEIYGWRDGGEYCLAVVDRGSGMTAEDLVRSNARLAGRESFLVAPTRFLGHYVVGTLAARLGAQVELRPTQGQDGACGVTAYLALPTTLVDVQETQPAAAG encoded by the coding sequence ATGCGCACCCAACGACGCCTGCTGTCGCAACTGCCCGCTCTGCCCGGCTGGGGAACGATCCGCGGCCGTGTAGCCATCGTGCTCGCCGTTCCCACCTGTCTGCTGCTGGTCGTGACCGGCCTCGGCGTCGCCGACCGGGCCGCCGACTGGTCCGCGGCGCGGGAGACCGCAGGCCGGGTCGAGCTCCTCCTCAAGGCCCAGGAACTGGTGCGCGAGCTGCAGCGTGAACGCGGCCTCACCAATGGCCTGCTGGGCGGCGCCAAGGAGTACCGCGACGACGTCGGGGTCCAGCGCGCAAGCACCGAAACCGCCCGTGCCGGATTCGAGACCCTGCTCGGGGCGGGCAGCGCGGGAGCCGACACCGCCGACGCCTTACGTGAGGCGCTCGCCCGGGTCTCGGCCCTGGACACCGTGCGCCGCCGGGTCGACGACGGCACGGTGCAGCGCGCCCCGACCCTGGCCGCGTACACCGGGGCGATCGACAAACTGATCGACGCCGCAGCCGCGGAACCGGCTCGAGGTGACCGAGCCCTCGCCGAGGCGATGGGCGCCTGGCAGGCCCTCGTCCGAGCCACCGAGGCGGTCGCCCTCGAGCGCGGCTCCCTCAACGGAGTGTTCGCGGAAGGGCGTTTCAAGGGCAGCGAGTTCCTCGACTTCACCGAGGTACGGGCGGCCCGGCTGGCCTTCCTGACCCAGTACGCCGAACTCGCCACACCCGCCCAGCAGTCCGCGCTCGACGCCGCCTTCGCCACCACGGACGCCCGGCGCGCCATCGGCTACGAGAAGCGGGCCGAGGACGGAGCCGATGGCGGCCGGCTCGCCGTGGACCCCGGCCGCTGGTGGTCGTCGATGACCGCGCTCGTCGACCAGCTTCACGGCGTTCAGCGGCAGATCGGCGCCGAGGTACGGCGCCGCGCGGACCGGATTGGGGAGGACGCCACCGGCCAGCTGGGCGGTTTCATCGGCCTCGGTGTGCTGATCCTCGCGGTCGCCGCCGCACTCGCCGTGCTCTCCGCCCGCTCGATCACCCGGCCGCTCGTCGCACTCGCCGATGAGGCCGACTCGGTCGCCCGTACCGGGCTGCCCGCCGCGGTCGCCCGGATCCAGGAGGCCGAGGCGGGCGACGAACTCGTCTCCGGGCCGTCCCGCCGGGTGCCCGACAGCGCCCGCGAGATCACCCGGCTCGCCACCGCCCTGCACAACGTCGAGCACACCGCGATAGGTCTTGCGACCGAGCAGACCGTGCTGCGCCGCAACAGCGCCGAGTCGCTTGCCTCGCTCGGCCGCCGCAATCAGGCACTGCTCTCCCGCCAGCTCGGCCTGATCACCACGCTGGAGAGTCAGGAGATCGATCCGGACGCACTCGGCGAGCTCTTCGAACTCGACCACCTGGCCACCCGCATGCGCCGTAATGCCGAGTCGCTGCTTGTACTCGCGGGGGAGGAGCTGCCGCCGCGTACCTGGTCCGGACTGGTCTCGGCGGCCGAGGTGGTGCAGTCGGCGATCTCCGAGGTCGAGCAGTACCAGCGCGTGGTCGTGGTCGACGTACAGCACGGCCGCGTCCGTGGCCGGGCCGTCGCCGAGCTCTCCCATCTGCTGGCCGAACTCATCGAGAACGCCCTGCTCTTCTCACCGCCCACGCTCCCCGTCGAGATCTACGGCTGGCGCGACGGCGGCGAGTACTGCCTCGCAGTCGTCGACCGGGGCTCCGGCATGACCGCCGAGGACCTGGTCCGCTCCAACGCCCGGCTCGCCGGGCGGGAGTCCTTCCTGGTCGCCCCCACCCGCTTCCTCGGCCACTACGTCGTCGGGACCCTCGCGGCCCGGCTCGGCGCGCAGGTCGAACTGCGTCCCACCCAGGGGCAGGACGGTGCCTGTGGAGTCACGGCGTACCTTGCCCTGCCGACCACTCTCGTCGACGTGCAGGAGACGCAGCCGGCGGCGGCCGGCTGA
- a CDS encoding antibiotic biosynthesis monooxygenase has product MEEHFVWVTTRRIKPGALEEFERAWRPAPSPQGLRRAYAYWSEDGQEITGVSFWDTGAACDAWRASDAESRRREAMAPYVVEEREGFYRGRELGVGSA; this is encoded by the coding sequence ATGGAGGAGCATTTCGTCTGGGTGACGACGCGCCGCATCAAGCCGGGCGCGTTGGAGGAGTTCGAGAGGGCCTGGCGCCCGGCCCCTTCCCCGCAAGGCCTGCGCCGCGCCTACGCGTACTGGTCCGAGGACGGCCAGGAGATCACCGGGGTGTCGTTCTGGGACACCGGAGCAGCGTGCGACGCCTGGCGGGCCTCCGATGCGGAGTCGCGGCGGCGTGAGGCCATGGCGCCTTACGTCGTAGAGGAGCGGGAAGGCTTCTACCGCGGCCGCGAACTCGGCGTCGGCTCCGCCTGA
- a CDS encoding DUF72 domain-containing protein → MPMLVGTSGWQYKDWRGVLYPPGQPQRLWLQEYARHFATVENNNAFYRLPSTEVFASWRERTPEGFVMAVKASRYLTHLKRLRDPEEPVRRLMERTEGLGDRLGPVLLQLPPNFAADIGALDACLSCFPGTVRVAVEFRHTSWWEAERELRAVLERHGSALCWADRGSRPMTPLWRTASWGYVRFHGGIAEPAPRYGRQALKSWARRICDAWPDEDDVYVYFNNDLGGAAVVDAAKFARAATASGRTVSRTPVAPAPGSTS, encoded by the coding sequence ATGCCCATGCTCGTGGGAACCTCGGGATGGCAGTACAAGGACTGGCGCGGCGTTCTCTATCCGCCGGGGCAACCGCAGCGGCTGTGGCTTCAGGAGTACGCCCGGCACTTCGCCACCGTGGAGAACAACAACGCCTTCTACCGGCTTCCCAGTACGGAGGTCTTCGCCTCCTGGCGGGAGCGGACCCCGGAGGGCTTCGTCATGGCGGTCAAGGCCAGTCGCTATCTGACGCATCTGAAGCGGCTGCGCGACCCCGAGGAGCCGGTGCGCCGGCTGATGGAGCGGACCGAGGGCCTGGGCGACCGGCTGGGGCCCGTACTGCTGCAGCTGCCGCCCAACTTCGCGGCGGACATCGGGGCCCTGGACGCCTGCCTGAGCTGCTTTCCCGGCACGGTCCGGGTGGCCGTCGAATTCCGCCACACCTCGTGGTGGGAGGCGGAAAGGGAGCTCCGGGCGGTTCTGGAGCGGCATGGCAGCGCACTGTGCTGGGCGGATCGGGGGTCCCGCCCGATGACGCCGCTGTGGCGTACAGCCTCCTGGGGGTACGTGCGGTTTCACGGCGGCATCGCCGAGCCGGCGCCGCGTTACGGCCGCCAAGCGCTGAAGTCCTGGGCCCGGCGCATCTGCGACGCCTGGCCGGACGAGGACGATGTGTATGTGTACTTCAACAACGACCTGGGCGGTGCGGCCGTCGTGGACGCCGCCAAGTTCGCCCGGGCGGCGACCGCTTCGGGCCGGACGGTGAGCCGTACGCCGGTGGCCCCGGCGCCGGGTTCCACGTCCTGA